The proteins below are encoded in one region of bacterium:
- a CDS encoding T9SS type A sorting domain-containing protein gives YALYDLATLLYHFLNDKQNGEKYYRQLLAEYPDDPLAEVAASVLGQSVDPPIEEKLAKASTLPTEYELLQNYPNPFNPETRIQFTLPEAAQVRIEVMNVLGQRIAVLCDGSMAAGYHTVRWDGRTLSVEKASSGVYFCRMQAGGFIKTIKMMLLP, from the coding sequence TATGCGTTATACGATCTGGCCACCCTGTTGTATCATTTTCTCAATGACAAGCAGAACGGGGAAAAGTATTACCGTCAGTTGTTGGCTGAATATCCGGACGATCCTCTGGCCGAGGTCGCGGCCTCTGTATTGGGCCAGAGCGTAGATCCACCGATCGAAGAAAAGCTGGCAAAAGCATCCACCTTACCAACAGAATACGAATTGTTGCAGAATTATCCCAATCCTTTCAATCCGGAAACAAGGATCCAGTTCACTTTGCCGGAGGCAGCGCAGGTAAGAATCGAGGTGATGAACGTATTAGGGCAACGCATCGCTGTTCTATGCGACGGATCCATGGCCGCTGGTTATCACACCGTGCGCTGGGATGGCCGAACTTTATCCGTAGAAAAGGCGAGCAGCGGCGTGTATTTCTGCCGCATGCAGGCGGGTGGTTTTATCAAGACGATCAAGATGATGCTGTTGCCGTGA